Proteins from a genomic interval of Meiothermus sp.:
- a CDS encoding universal stress protein, translating into MYKRILMPTDGSNCSQVAIREGLELAKNMGARVTFLYVVENISSSLWISPESVPYGLELLEDLKRVGNEALSKASELAQAAGVEAETKLVEARPVEAILNEAKNHDLIVMGTHGRSGLDRFMLGSVTEAVLHRSDRPVLVLRCK; encoded by the coding sequence ATGTACAAAAGAATCCTTATGCCCACCGATGGTAGCAATTGCAGTCAAGTTGCAATTCGCGAAGGCCTGGAACTGGCCAAAAACATGGGAGCTCGAGTAACGTTCTTGTACGTCGTGGAGAACATCAGCTCGAGCCTCTGGATTAGCCCCGAGAGCGTGCCCTACGGCCTCGAGCTGCTCGAAGATCTCAAGCGGGTAGGGAACGAAGCCCTGAGCAAAGCCAGCGAACTGGCCCAGGCCGCAGGAGTCGAGGCTGAGACCAAGCTGGTGGAGGCCAGGCCGGTGGAGGCCATCCTGAACGAGGCCAAAAACCACGACCTGATCGTGATGGGCACCCATGGGCGCAGCGGACTGGATCGCTTCATGCTGGGCTCGGTGACTGAGGCGGTGCTGCACCGCTCGGACAGGCCGGTGCTGGTGCTGCGCTGCAAGTGA
- a CDS encoding ABC-2 family transporter protein: MRKLRALLAVWYAYFLEYRAEVLLWALSAMLPLILMGVWTQAAEGGSFALSAPEFARYFLCVFLVRQLTIIWVIWEFQDDVVQGRLSFKLLKPIDPGWDHLMQHLAERLTRLPFGLLIVAVFLLVYPQARFVPDVEGVLLGLAASVAAFLLRFLMQYTFAMLCFWTERGAAVEELWFVAYMFLSGLIAPLSVFPEVVRNLALFTPFPYLVYFPAALFAGLPVPGGVGQGFLVLGGWFAVFWVINRWLWRKGLRQFSGMGA, from the coding sequence CTGCGCAAACTCCGTGCCCTTCTGGCTGTTTGGTACGCCTACTTCCTGGAATACCGCGCCGAGGTGCTCTTGTGGGCCCTTTCGGCCATGCTGCCGCTTATTCTGATGGGCGTCTGGACGCAGGCCGCCGAAGGGGGCAGCTTTGCGCTTTCGGCCCCGGAGTTTGCCCGCTACTTTCTGTGCGTCTTTCTGGTGCGCCAGCTCACCATCATCTGGGTGATCTGGGAGTTCCAGGACGACGTGGTGCAGGGGCGCTTATCCTTCAAGCTCTTGAAGCCCATTGACCCCGGCTGGGATCACCTGATGCAGCACCTGGCCGAGCGCCTGACCCGGCTGCCCTTTGGCCTGTTGATTGTGGCGGTTTTTCTGCTGGTATATCCGCAGGCCCGCTTTGTGCCCGATGTAGAGGGGGTGCTGCTGGGCCTGGCCGCCTCGGTGGCGGCTTTTTTGCTGCGCTTCCTGATGCAGTACACCTTCGCCATGCTGTGCTTCTGGACCGAGCGCGGGGCTGCGGTGGAGGAGCTATGGTTTGTGGCCTACATGTTTTTGTCGGGCCTGATTGCCCCCCTTTCGGTGTTTCCCGAAGTGGTGCGCAACCTTGCCCTCTTCACGCCCTTCCCCTACCTGGTTTACTTCCCGGCGGCGCTGTTTGCCGGGCTGCCGGTGCCCGGTGGGGTGGGGCAGGGCTTCTTGGTGCTGGGGGGTTGGTTTGCGGTCTTCTGGGTGATCAACCGCTGGCTATGGCGCAAAGGGCTCCGGCAGTTCTCCGGTATGGGGGCCTAG
- a CDS encoding HAD family phosphatase produces MNTIAADLEGTLTIGETWRGMAAWMQAHGLAAQYQWFFYRNLPGAVAARLGLQDKRAFQDRFMEGAAGLLAGLGQAELTAVSEWVVTNELWPKRRLDVLDELLRLRQDGRRLVLCSATFQPILEAFARRMGEGVVALGTPLEVEGGVFTGRLRGPVRSGAHKAEHLRKLLRGEALYAAYGDSLPDVPMLELAEQPVAVYPEPRLRALAVERNWRVIG; encoded by the coding sequence ATGAACACCATTGCAGCAGACCTCGAGGGCACCCTTACCATCGGCGAGACCTGGCGGGGCATGGCCGCCTGGATGCAGGCGCACGGGCTGGCCGCGCAATACCAGTGGTTTTTCTATCGGAACCTGCCGGGCGCAGTGGCCGCACGGCTGGGCCTGCAAGACAAGCGGGCCTTTCAGGATCGCTTTATGGAAGGGGCCGCGGGGCTGCTGGCGGGGTTAGGGCAGGCCGAACTTACTGCGGTGAGCGAGTGGGTAGTGACCAACGAACTCTGGCCCAAGCGGCGTCTGGACGTGCTGGACGAACTCCTCAGGCTGCGGCAAGACGGGCGGCGGCTGGTGCTGTGCTCGGCCACCTTCCAGCCTATTCTGGAGGCGTTCGCGCGGCGGATGGGGGAGGGGGTGGTGGCGCTGGGTACGCCCCTCGAGGTCGAGGGCGGGGTTTTTACCGGTCGGCTGCGGGGGCCGGTGCGCTCGGGGGCGCATAAAGCCGAGCACCTGCGCAAACTCTTGCGCGGTGAGGCGCTCTATGCGGCCTATGGCGACAGCCTGCCCGACGTACCGATGCTCGAGCTGGCCGAGCAGCCGGTGGCGGTATACCCCGAACCCAGGCTGCGGGCACTGGCCGTAGAGCGCAACTGGAGGGTAATCGGATGA
- the purN gene encoding phosphoribosylglycinamide formyltransferase, which translates to MSYFPLGRPARIAVMASGRGSNLEALLKAFPHDNPLGHIVLVISDKREALALQKAVEAQIEAEYVPWPKERGREQFERVAGQLLHDHRIDLVLLAGFMRLLSPGFVQAWEGRILNIHPSLLPQFPGLHAQRQALEAGVSETGCTVHFVDAGMDTGPIVLQRRVPVLPSDTEETLAARILEQEHLAYPEAVRRVLKGEVS; encoded by the coding sequence ATGAGCTACTTTCCTTTGGGACGGCCTGCCCGCATCGCGGTGATGGCCTCGGGGCGGGGGAGTAACCTCGAGGCCCTGCTCAAGGCTTTTCCCCACGACAACCCCCTGGGCCACATCGTGCTGGTGATCTCCGACAAACGCGAGGCCCTGGCCTTGCAAAAGGCCGTTGAGGCGCAGATAGAAGCCGAGTATGTACCCTGGCCCAAAGAACGCGGACGTGAACAGTTTGAACGGGTAGCGGGCCAGCTTTTACACGACCACCGCATAGACCTGGTTCTGCTGGCGGGCTTTATGCGCCTGTTGTCGCCGGGATTTGTGCAGGCCTGGGAGGGGCGCATCCTCAACATTCATCCCTCGCTTTTGCCGCAGTTTCCGGGCCTACACGCCCAGCGCCAGGCCCTCGAGGCCGGGGTAAGCGAGACGGGCTGCACGGTGCACTTTGTGGACGCCGGAATGGACACCGGCCCCATCGTGCTGCAGCGCCGGGTGCCGGTTTTACCGAGCGATACCGAAGAAACCCTGGCCGCTCGCATTCTGGAACAGGAACACCTGGCCTACCCCGAGGCTGTGCGGCGGGTGTTGAAGGGGGAGGTGTCGTGA
- a CDS encoding nuclear transport factor 2 family protein yields MKTSSIQNSILGLLVIGMIGCVPTQTTAQQPAAPDPIAVAQQYIQVLNAGNLDRALAFYADDAIVHTPVGLFIGRAQIARWLASENQSTRVTPRDWKMQGALVVSTGTVLLERFVKAGVGAVEFRTEYLVDRSGKIRFFGPVLTLTPEQQQKMREAQAGAPPAPAPSVNPIEVVKAYHETANTGDFEKTFAFFADDSGAFVMNGTLLLSGKKQIADLWLREDVKTTRVMPREYQANGNLVISMGMVSLERFRRIGVDPIAYRAQFVVENGKIRFFYPTLQFTPEQLEKIQAAQQAPASR; encoded by the coding sequence ATGAAAACCAGTTCTATTCAAAACAGTATTCTCGGCCTGCTCGTCATTGGAATGATCGGTTGTGTGCCCACCCAAACCACCGCACAGCAGCCCGCCGCGCCCGATCCCATCGCCGTGGCCCAACAGTACATCCAGGTGTTGAACGCTGGCAATCTGGATCGGGCCCTGGCTTTTTACGCCGACGACGCAATTGTGCACACCCCGGTTGGGCTTTTCATCGGCAGAGCGCAGATCGCCCGGTGGCTGGCCTCCGAAAACCAATCCACCCGCGTGACCCCGCGCGACTGGAAGATGCAGGGTGCGCTGGTGGTCAGCACCGGCACGGTGTTGCTCGAGCGGTTCGTCAAAGCCGGGGTGGGGGCGGTGGAGTTTCGCACCGAGTATCTGGTGGACAGGAGCGGCAAGATTCGCTTCTTTGGGCCGGTGCTGACCCTAACCCCCGAGCAACAACAAAAAATGCGCGAGGCCCAGGCCGGTGCACCGCCCGCCCCTGCCCCCAGCGTAAACCCAATCGAGGTCGTGAAGGCCTACCACGAGACGGCCAACACCGGCGATTTCGAAAAAACCTTCGCCTTTTTTGCCGACGACAGCGGGGCCTTCGTAATGAATGGAACCCTGCTGCTCTCCGGCAAGAAGCAGATTGCCGACCTGTGGTTGCGCGAGGATGTCAAGACCACGCGGGTCATGCCCAGGGAGTACCAGGCCAACGGCAACCTGGTGATTTCTATGGGAATGGTCTCGCTCGAGCGCTTCCGCAGAATTGGGGTGGATCCCATCGCCTATCGCGCACAGTTTGTGGTCGAGAACGGCAAGATTCGCTTCTTCTATCCCACCCTGCAGTTCACACCCGAACAGCTCGAGAAGATACAGGCCGCGCAACAAGCTCCCGCGAGCCGCTGA
- a CDS encoding helix-turn-helix domain-containing protein — translation MSCLETGSFGYWLKRRRKALDLTQTELARRAKCATATIRKIEADERKPSPELAGLLADALEISPQERSTFFQAVHDVRAVERLLRGDFAKIVRPVPNNLPAPLTSFINRVQDNATVVALLTREDVRLLTLTGLPGIGKTRLSISAAENLLEHFQDGVWFVELAAVTEPALVLPAIMRVLDIAESGPQTPLRQLTSALQGKRVLLVLDNFEQVLDAAAEVAELLRACRGLKVLVTSRVPLHLYGEHAYVLPLMSVPEREQTPSQLVQAESAQLFLARVKEHQPRFAITAANAPLIAEVCVRLEGVPLALELAAASLRLMTLEQLVQALSGEPHWLSALRTAARDLPPRQQTLYNALAWSYGLLGTGTQQVFRPLGVLRGGFDLSAASAVCGLDEHLVGNALAELTDQHLLAHDGTRWRMLEMIREFAQEQMAPAELALAEERHTRYFAARLNAPAPLEASFIEPDHANFLAALEWACRQGDAALALTMGRPLADFWETRGYLLEGLEKARAVLRVSENAEPGLRLSFLNGACHLAWNRHDFAAALEFSDQSIALAKAHRLGLAWALNTRGRIFIEQGDYARAEQTLRECLQTAKKTHEEHALGLALTQLGELALALGKLDEAQKRSLQGLEHLDKRVPRFLALAHTNLAEIALLRGDGTTAQEHLQLALPHIHSHVRRVLCFFTTLAGWCATRERVLLEDARCAAVSLGVAAGLTERTGTPLSALYRTLQEKRRESVQQRLTDLEWQEMWYRGYAMSKEQAVVFADKLLRTACA, via the coding sequence GTGAGTTGTCTGGAAACAGGTTCCTTTGGCTACTGGCTGAAGCGCCGCCGCAAGGCGCTGGATTTGACCCAGACCGAGCTGGCGCGGCGTGCCAAATGTGCCACCGCCACCATACGCAAGATTGAAGCCGATGAACGCAAGCCGTCCCCCGAGCTGGCTGGCTTGCTGGCCGATGCACTAGAAATTTCACCGCAGGAACGCAGTACTTTTTTCCAGGCCGTGCACGATGTGCGCGCGGTTGAGCGACTGCTGCGCGGCGATTTCGCGAAAATCGTTCGACCAGTGCCCAACAATTTGCCCGCTCCCCTTACCTCCTTCATCAACCGGGTGCAGGATAACGCCACCGTTGTTGCCCTGCTGACGCGCGAGGATGTCCGCCTGCTCACCCTGACCGGCCTGCCGGGCATCGGCAAAACGCGTTTGAGCATCTCCGCTGCCGAAAACCTGCTCGAGCATTTTCAGGATGGCGTGTGGTTTGTCGAGCTGGCCGCGGTTACCGAGCCAGCCCTTGTCTTGCCTGCGATCATGCGGGTACTCGACATCGCCGAGTCGGGCCCACAAACCCCGCTCAGGCAGCTGACCTCGGCATTGCAAGGCAAGCGCGTGTTGCTGGTGCTCGACAACTTCGAGCAGGTGCTGGATGCTGCCGCTGAGGTGGCCGAGTTGCTGAGAGCCTGCAGGGGATTGAAAGTTTTGGTGACGAGCCGCGTACCTCTACACCTTTACGGCGAGCATGCGTATGTTTTGCCGCTCATGTCGGTGCCAGAACGTGAGCAAACGCCCAGCCAACTTGTTCAGGCCGAGTCCGCACAGCTTTTTCTGGCCCGGGTAAAGGAACACCAGCCCCGGTTCGCAATTACTGCGGCCAATGCACCGCTGATTGCCGAGGTGTGCGTGCGGCTCGAGGGTGTACCGCTCGCGCTGGAACTGGCCGCCGCCTCTTTGCGCCTTATGACCCTCGAGCAGCTCGTGCAAGCATTGAGCGGCGAACCCCACTGGCTCTCGGCTTTGCGCACAGCAGCGCGCGATCTGCCGCCGCGCCAGCAAACCCTGTATAACGCACTGGCATGGAGTTACGGCTTGCTCGGCACAGGCACGCAGCAGGTGTTTCGCCCGCTCGGGGTATTGCGAGGGGGTTTCGATTTATCGGCGGCGAGCGCGGTTTGCGGGTTGGATGAACACCTGGTTGGCAACGCCCTGGCAGAGCTGACCGACCAGCACTTGCTCGCGCACGATGGCACACGCTGGCGCATGCTGGAGATGATCCGCGAATTTGCCCAGGAACAGATGGCCCCGGCTGAACTCGCCCTGGCGGAAGAGCGCCACACGCGCTATTTTGCCGCGCGTTTGAACGCACCCGCACCGCTCGAGGCTTCATTTATCGAACCCGACCATGCCAATTTTCTTGCAGCCCTGGAATGGGCCTGTCGCCAAGGCGATGCTGCGCTGGCCCTGACCATGGGTAGACCGCTGGCCGATTTTTGGGAGACCCGGGGATATTTGCTCGAGGGCTTGGAAAAGGCGCGTGCGGTGCTGCGGGTCTCGGAGAATGCCGAGCCTGGGTTGCGCCTGAGTTTTTTGAACGGCGCCTGCCATCTGGCCTGGAACCGTCACGACTTTGCAGCGGCGCTGGAGTTCTCCGATCAGAGTATTGCACTGGCTAAAGCCCACCGGTTAGGCCTGGCCTGGGCGCTCAACACGCGCGGGCGAATTTTTATTGAACAAGGGGACTATGCGCGTGCAGAACAAACCCTGCGCGAATGCCTGCAGACCGCAAAAAAGACGCATGAGGAACACGCCCTGGGGCTTGCGCTCACCCAGCTTGGCGAACTGGCCTTGGCCCTCGGAAAGCTCGATGAGGCGCAAAAGCGATCCCTTCAGGGGCTCGAGCACCTGGATAAGCGCGTCCCCCGGTTTTTGGCGCTGGCCCACACCAACCTGGCCGAAATAGCCCTGCTGCGCGGCGACGGCACGACTGCACAAGAACACCTGCAGCTTGCTTTGCCCCATATTCACAGCCATGTTCGGCGGGTGCTCTGCTTTTTCACCACCCTGGCCGGCTGGTGCGCCACCCGCGAGCGCGTACTCCTGGAAGATGCCCGGTGCGCTGCGGTATCGCTGGGTGTGGCAGCCGGGTTGACCGAGCGCACCGGTACGCCTTTGTCGGCGCTGTATCGCACTTTGCAGGAAAAGCGGCGTGAAAGTGTGCAACAACGCCTCACCGACCTCGAGTGGCAAGAGATGTGGTACCGCGGTTACGCCATGTCGAAAGAGCAGGCCGTTGTGTTCGCCGATAAACTGCTTCGGACGGCCTGCGCTTAG